One part of the Vicia villosa cultivar HV-30 ecotype Madison, WI linkage group LG6, Vvil1.0, whole genome shotgun sequence genome encodes these proteins:
- the LOC131614110 gene encoding secreted RxLR effector protein 78-like, whose translation MMDGVLLVNEIVNWSKMKKRSCLLLKVDFEKAYDSVSWQYLRETMTMMGFGERWMRWMEACIFNNNMSVLVNGSATKEFKVHRGLRQGDPLSPFLFVLAMEGLTALVKRSVDLGKFKPFMYGDGELVDILQFADDIIILGEASCDNIWNLKVLLRGFELVSGLKINF comes from the coding sequence ATGATGGATGGGGTTCTTTTGGTTAATGAGATTGTCAATTGGTCGAAGATGAAGAAAAGAAGTTGTCTTTTGCTCAAGGTGGACTTCGAAAAGGCTTATGATTCTGTTTCTTGGCAATATCTTAGAGAAACTATGACTATGATGGGTTTTGGAGAAAGGTGGATGAGGTGGATGGAAGCTTGCATTTTTAATAACAACATGTCCGTTTTAGTTAATGGAAGTGCTACGAAAGAATTTAAGGTGCATAGGGGTCTAAGACAAGGTGATCCTTTGTCTCCGTTTCTTTTTGTTCTTGCCATGGAGGGCTTAACCGCTCTCGTGAAAAGGTCGGTTGATTTGGGTAAATTCAAGCCTTTCATGTATGGGGATGGGGAGTTAGTGGACATtcttcaattcgcggatgataTCATTATTCTAGGAGAAGCATCTTGTGACAACATTTGGAACTTAAAGGTTTTATTGAGAGGGTTCGAGTTGGTGTCCGGGTTgaagattaatttttaa